Proteins encoded by one window of Melanotaenia boesemani isolate fMelBoe1 chromosome 10, fMelBoe1.pri, whole genome shotgun sequence:
- the c10h11orf58 gene encoding small acidic protein → MSLPEDKHGTKRPASPTQESTQWASADLGSDERKQKFLRLMGASKKEHTGRLVIGDHKSTSHFRSGQEDKKMNQELEMQYQQSMDGKLSGRDRRHCGLGFTEPNPQPELLPCTPVDVQNKETEPEKPATEGATEAQSKDCDPRPKENTSEQAKSSSHNPVEEQKHDYKAAFVKSA, encoded by the exons ATGAGTTTGCCAGAGGATAAGCACGGCACAAAACGACCCGCTTCCCCCACGCAA GAATCTACTCAGTGGGCATCTGCTGATTTGGGAAGTGATGAGAGGAAGCAAAAGTTTCTACGGTTGATGGGTGCAAGCAAG AAAGAACATACTGGACGTCTTGTCATTGGTGACCACAAATCAACGTCCCACTTCCGTTCCG GGCAGGAAGATAAGAAGATGAACCAGGAGCTGGAGATGCAGTACCAGCAGAGCATGGACGGAAAGCTGTCAGGGCGAGACCGAAGACACTGTGGTTTGGGTTTCACTGAG CCGAACCCACAGCCAGAGTTGTTACCCTGCACTCCAGTGGATGTTCAGAATAAAGAAACTGAGCCGGAGAAGCCCGCCACAGAAGGTGCGACAGAAGCTCAGAGCAAAGACTGCGATCCCAGACCGAAAGAAAATACATCAGAACAAGCAAAGTCCAGCTCACACAACCCAGTCGAGGAGCAGAAACACGACTACAAAGCAGCCTTTGTGAAATCAGCGTAG